A window of the Lagopus muta isolate bLagMut1 chromosome 1, bLagMut1 primary, whole genome shotgun sequence genome harbors these coding sequences:
- the TTF2 gene encoding transcription termination factor 2 produces MEAVVCAEHGSLCLLKTGVRDGPNKGKSFYVCGAQGSAPCGFVLPADVPPSYCLVHEGYMVELQILVQQQHRDVYQLFYRCVNSKLNGKKWCGSVPWQDSKGTKPSQKLELQPKKAPVFNPSGQRNPFKVIDKNCEASSWKQIKQGSGEESKAKGVEVEKGNVVESHKEKKSNSGSSTEEHPEGLKTEKQSKGCRSDSELKGNTISESKLCLSETWKGENTHQDKEKYGGSGKESNKSERVEKEPGGRSELFPVSFEKQSTNSKSPEKEKFTDKSLKNCGDRETRVKECIGGKNGEMKAIPKENTTSTAVPQAASQCTLPKQGVGTAPSKTQVRPSLEQPADEVSDSGSDEVVLVYSSSNESEPEKSVKGLQPRGVPAETSGKSTQETSLLGATASLHMEGPRDPEALRNHLEIQLRQKKNTLATVNIQVLPDKGQRLVKQVQDLEAALSALNISTTDTTEKRENSASSGRCGEPLPNSFSRPGGTKLITPLPLGDHKAGSSSSSHSHPSAAALGSSEYFGRGFGMNSGVQNLYGGRMTEDRIRAVHSATSDAINHLHKSLESCPTEQTVAEDPSGLKVPLLLHQRQALAWLLWRESQRPCGGILADDMGLGKTLTMIALILTQKQVKTEKESKKQEMWLSRNDSTVIPSCSTLIICPASLIHHWKKEIDKRVGFGKLRVYLYHGPNRDKHAEVLSEHDVVVTTYSLLSKEVPTSKEEGEFPAKDHEVESGSSHCSPLLRVAWARVILDEAHTIKNPKVQTSIAVCKLRATARWAVTGTPIQNSLLDMYSLLRFLRCSPFDEYKVWKYQVDNNTKKGGDRLSLLTRSLLLRRTKDQLDSTGKPLVSLPQRSMQLHQLKLSAEEQSVYDVLFARSRSTLQSYLKRQEQKNEGREHAGSNPFEKVAQDFGYSQKEFLASSQSASQVSSTAHVLSMLLRLRQCCCHLSLLKVALDQVNLTSEGLSLSIEEQLSALTLSELQTPDSKSTVYLNGTAFNTHLFEITKESTKVSHLLAELKTIQSHPESQKSVVVSQWTSMLKVVAVHLQRLGLKYSMVDGSVNPKQRMDVVEEFNNNPKGPQVMLVSLLAGGVGLNLTGGNHLFLLDMHWNPALEEQACDRIYRVGQQKDVVIHRFVCEGTVEEMIVQLQTRKKGLAQQVLAGKGETSKLTLADLKTLFGI; encoded by the exons ATGGAGGCGGTGGTGTGCGCGGAACACG GCTCCCTCTGCCTTCTGAAGACCGGCGTCCGCGATGGCCCCAACAAGGGGAAGAGCTTCTACGTGTGCGGGGCTCAGGGCTCGGCGCCGTGCGGCTTTGTCCTGCCGGCTGA TGTTCCTCCTTCGTACTGTTTGGTCCATGAGGGGTACATGGTGGAGCTGCAAATCCtggttcagcagcagcacagagatgtgtACCA GTTGTTTTACCGATGTGTTAACAGTAAGTTGAATGGGAAGAAATGGTGTGGAAGTGTGCCATGGCAG GATTCAAAAGGTACCAAGCCATCACAAAAATTAGAATTGCAGCCCAAGAAGGCACCTGTCTTCAATCCCAGTGGCCAAAGAAATCCATTCAAGGTGATAGACAAGAATTGCGAAGCATCATCCTGGAAACAAATTAAGCAAGGCAGTGGAGAGGAAAGTAAAGCAAAAGGAGTTGAAGTGGAAAAGGGTAATGTGGTGGAGtcacataaagaaaagaagtcCAACTCTGGTTCTTCCACAGAGGAACATCCAGAAGggctgaaaactgaaaaacaatccAAGGGATGTAGGAGTGATTCAGAACTTAAGGGAAACACAATATCTGAATCTAAACTTTGTCTTTCTGAGacttggaaaggagaaaataccCATCAGGATAAAGAGAAGTATGGAGGAAGTGGCAAGGAATCCAATAAATCTGAACGTGTGGAGAAAGAGCCAGGTGGCAGATCCGAACTCTTCCCAGTCagttttgaaaagcaaagtaCAAATAGCAAgtctccagagaaagaaaagttcacGGATAAAAGCTTAAAAAACTGTGGGGATAGAGAAACCAGAGTGAAAGAATGCATTGGTGGAAAGAATGGAGAGATGAAAGCAATACCAAAAGAAAACACGACTTCCACAGCAGTACCACAAGCAGCATCACAATGTACTCTTCCAAAGCAAGGAGTAGGGACAGCACCATCCAAGACACAAGTCAGGCCAAGTCTGGAACAACCTGCTGATGAAGTTTCTGACAGTGGCAGTGATGAAGTAGTACTTGTTTATTCTTCATCAAATGAAAGTGAACCTGAGAAATCAGTTAAGGGTTTGCAACCAAGAGGGGTTCCTGCAGAAACATCAGGGAAGAGTACCCAGGAGACATCTTTGCTTGGAGCTACAGCATCACTTCACATGGAAGGACCCCGAGACCCTGAGGCTCTTCGTAACCATCTTGAAATCCAGCTGAGGCAGAAGAAG aatacCTTGGCTACAGTGAACATCCAGGTGCTGCCAGATAAAGGGCAACGGTTAGTAAAGCAAGTACAGGATTTGGAAGCTGCACTCAGTGCTCTTAACATTTCAACAACAGATACTACAGAAAAAC GGGAGAACAGTGCAAGCAGTGGCCGTTGTGGGGAACCTCTGCCTAACTCGTTCAGCAGACCGGGTGGTACGAAGTTGATAACACCACTGCCTCTTGGGGATCATAAGGCAGGGTCCTCTTCAAGCTCACACAGtcacccctctgctgctgccttgggTTCCAGTGAATATTTTGGCCGTGGTTTTGGAA TGAACTCTGGTGTGCAGAATCTGTATGGAGGAAGAATGACAGAAGACCGAATTAGGGCCGTGCACAGCGCAACAAGTGATGCCATTAATCATCTTCACAAATCTCTAGAATCCTGTCCAACAGAGCAGACAGTAGCTGAGGATCCCTCTGGTTTGAAA gttccactgctgctgcaccagAGACAAGCACTTGCATGGCTGCTCTGGAGAGAGAGTCAAAGGCCTTGTGGAGGAATTCTGG CGGATGACATGGGCCTGGGGAAGACTCTAACAATGATTGCTCTAATTCTGACCCAGAAGCAGgtgaagacagagaaagaaagcaagaagcaagAAATGTGGCTGTCCAGAAATG ATTCTACTGTTATCCCTTCATGCAGCACTTTGATCATTTGTCCTGCATCTTTGATCCatcactggaagaaagaaattgacAAACGTGTGGGCTTTGGAAAACTGAGGGTCTACTTGTACCATGGGCCAAACCGAGATAAACATGCAGAAGT GCTCTCTGAACATGATGTTGTTGTCACAACCTACAGCCTTCTATCTAAGGAGGTTCCCACAAGCAAAGAGGAGGGGGAATTCCCTGCTAAGGACCATGAAGTAGAG agtggATCATCTCACTGCTCCCCTCTCCTCAGAGTAGCTTGGGCTCGAGTTATATTGGATGAAGCTCACACTATTAAAAATCCAAAGGTTCAAACCTCCATAGCTGTGTGCAAGCTGAGAGCCACTGCCAGATGGGCTGTCACTGGGACACCAATACAGAACAGCTTATTGGACATGTACTCCCTTCTGAG GTTCCTACGTTGCTCTCCTTTTGATGAATACAAAGTGTGGAAATATCAGGTAGATAACAACACTAAGAAGGGAGGAGATAGGCTAAGCCTTTTAACTAGGAGCCTCTTATTACGGAGAACTAAGGACCAGCTGGATTCCACTGGAAAGCCCTTG GTATCTTTGCCACAGCGTAGCATGCAGTTGCATCAGTTAAAACTttcagcagaggagcagtctgtaTACGATGTGCTCTTTGCAAGATCCAG GTCAACACTACAGTCCTACCTAAAGCggcaagagcagaaaaatgaaggcAGAGAGCATGCTGGCAGTAACCCATTTGAGAAAG TTGCACAAGATTTTGGGTACAGTCAGAAGGAATTTCTAGCAAGCTCTCAAAGTGCTTCCCAAGTCTCAAGTACTGCCCACGTCTTGTCTATGCTGTTGAGGCTCCgtcagtgctgctgccatctctccTTACTGAAAGTG GCTCTGGACCAAGTTAATTTGACCAGTGAAGGCCTTTCTCTCTCCATTGAGGAACAACTTAGTGCCTTGACCTTGTCTGAGCTCCAGACTCCTGATTCAAAGTCAACAGTCTACCTCAATGGCACAGCTTTTAATACACATCTCTTTGAAATCACCAAGGAGAGCACCAAG GTATCTCACCTCTTAGCTGAACTGAAAACTATTCAGAGTCACCCAGAGTCTCAGAAAAG TGTTGTTGTGTCTCAGTGGACAAGCATGCTGAAAGTTGTGGCTGTGCACCTCCAGAGACTAGGGCTGAAGTATTCAATGGTGGATGGCTCTGTTAATCCTAAACAGAGAATGGATGTGGTAGAGGAGTTCAATAACAATCCCAAAGGGCCTCAG